Proteins co-encoded in one Nicotiana sylvestris chromosome 7, ASM39365v2, whole genome shotgun sequence genomic window:
- the LOC138874121 gene encoding uncharacterized protein, protein MRTRGRNRLVIEQDDDEDVRPYIENLMDGQNHSSTQPYIEQLMDNQNTSEDQARDDQSCNLNSSAGGTEVQQNDDESQPIAHHHVLHKTPMTVLELQKQRFNHISFWHLMTFESSILGNLELRKVVDVPFNNRNQVIGEKGRKLAIFLGIIARTPELTHLHVDDWRKFDEEKKKLVDFKKFSIPRRGEAYVLKSLGKKWKDYKYELQGEYLRKYKTKDLLLKNRPSRIPRDQWSGLVAYWLSDKAKRRSQANRNNRANQKMPHTGGSKSIATLTDEQVPVANSGHERVPQTSRIPNVAENIQCIMVIQSEVRLEDFNMTKSFRDYLKIVIR, encoded by the exons ATGCGAACTAGAGGTCGCAACCGACTGGTAATTGAACAAGACGACGATGAAGATGTGAGACCTTATATTGAGAATTTGATGGATGgccaaaaccattcttcaacccAGCCTTATATTGAGCAGTTGATGGATAATCAGAACACTTCTGAAGACCAGGCACGTGATGATCAATCTTGTAATTTGAATAGTTCTGCTGGTGGTACTGAAGTTCAACAAAATGATGATGAATCAC AACCAATTGCTCACCACCATGTTCTCCACAAGACTCCAATGACTGTGTTGGAACTTCAAAAACAGAG ATTTAACCATATAAGTTTTTGGCATTTGATGACCTTTGAATCTTCTATTCTAGGTAATTTGGAGCTACGAAAG GTAGTTGATGTACCGTTTAATAATCGTAACCAAGTTATTGGGGAAAAAGGTCGAAAGCTTGCTATCTTTCTAGGAATCATTGCGAGAACTCCAGAACTAACACATTTACATGTAGATGACTGGAGAAAGTTTGACGAGGAAAAGAAGAAATTGGTGGATTTT aagaaGTTCTCTATCCCAAGACGAGGAGAAGCTTATGTCCTAAAGTCACTAGGAAAGAAATGGAAAGATTACAAGTATGAGTTACAAGGTGAGTATTTGCGAAAATATAAGACTAAAGACCTTTTGCTGAAAAATAGACCAAGTCGCATACCGAGGGATCAATGGAGTGGTCTTGTCGCTTATTGGCTTTCAGATAAAGCTAAG AGGCGTTCCCAAGCAAATAGAAATAATAGGGCCAATCAAAAGATGCCTCACACAGGAGGATCCAAAAGTATTGCTACCTTGACTGATGAGCAG GTCCCTGTTGCCAATAGTGGCCATGAACGAGTACCACAAACATCAAGGATACCTAATGTTGCTGAAAATATTCAATGTATCATG GTCATACAGTCTGAAGTTCGATTGGAAGATTTCAATATGACGAAGAGTTTCAGAGATTATTTGAAGATTGTTATTCGTTAA